The nucleotide sequence TCGTGGTTACGATTAAAAAACCGGTTGAAAGAGTTGCTATCTTTTTGTTCATTGTTGTACCTCCTGATTCTAAAAAAGAGGGACCCGAAAAACGAGTCCCCTTAAACAATTAATGTAGATCGTTTCCTTGTTGGTTTTGTTCAAAATTTGCTTTTTCAGTATCCGGTACCATCTGTCCTGGAAGTACGGTACCATGGACGTATGCAGGGGCTGGTTGTAGTTTTGGTACTTGTCCCATTGCTGCGGGAGTAGCAACATAGTCAAAGTCCGATAATCCGTCCATTGATTTGCCACTTGCCCATCTTCCTTGGGAGCTTTCTTCCCCTTGCGAGAAGTTCATAAACGAATAGTTGACATCTTGTTTTTCGAGGTTTTGTGGGAAAGTACTTGGGACGATCGCTTTTTGATTTTGTTCTAATTCTTCAATAGCAGCCATCCATTGATTTTGATGCATCGTATCTCGGGCAATAAGGAAAGATAGCATATCTCTTACACCAGGATCTGTAGTCGATTCATACAAACGACACACTTGAAGGCGACCCTGTGACTCTGCATTTAGATTAGCGCGAAAATCTGCTAGCATATTCCCGCTTGCAATCGTGTAACGAGAGTTCCATGG is from Radiobacillus kanasensis and encodes:
- a CDS encoding manganese catalase family protein; its protein translation is MFSHVKELQYNAKPDRPDPVYAKKLQEILGGQFGEMTVMMQYLFQGWNCRGDEKYKDMILDIGTEEIAHVEMIATMIAQLLDGAPAREQDEIVGQNPAVEAVLGGMNPQHMIVSGIGATPTDSVGYPWNSRYTIASGNMLADFRANLNAESQGRLQVCRLYESTTDPGVRDMLSFLIARDTMHQNQWMAAIEELEQNQKAIVPSTFPQNLEKQDVNYSFMNFSQGEESSQGRWASGKSMDGLSDFDYVATPAAMGQVPKLQPAPAYVHGTVLPGQMVPDTEKANFEQNQQGNDLH